In the genome of Girardinichthys multiradiatus isolate DD_20200921_A chromosome 7, DD_fGirMul_XY1, whole genome shotgun sequence, one region contains:
- the bbs5 gene encoding Bardet-Biedl syndrome 5 protein homolog, with amino-acid sequence MAAALDALWEDRDVRFDITAQQMKTRPGEVLIDCLDSIEDTKGNNGDRGRLLVTNLRIIWHSLALPRVNLSVGYNTIINITTRTAHSKLRGHTEALYILTKSNNTRFEFIFTNLVLGSPRLFTSVIAVHRAYETSKMYRDLKLRAALIQNKQLRLLPREQVYDKINGVWNLSSDQGNLGTFFITNVRIVWHANMNESFNVSIPYLQIWSIRIRDSKFGLALVIESSRQSGGYVLGFKIDPVEKLQDALKEINSLHKVYSANPIFGVDYEMEEKPQALEELTVEQPPDDVEIEPDEQTDAFTAYFADGNKQQDREAVFSEELGLAVEKLKDGFTLQGLWEVIG; translated from the exons ATGGCGGCGGCTTTAGATGCTCTCTGGGAAGACAGAGACGTTAGATTCGACATTACTGCGCA ACAGATGAAAACCCGTCCAGGTGAGGTACTGATCGACTGTCTGGACTCAATTGAAGACACGAAAGGAAATAATGGGGATCGAG GACGACTCTTGGTGACAAACCTGAGAATCATTTGGCACTCTTTGGCTCTGCCTAGAGTCAACTTGT CTGTGGGTTACAACACCATTATTAACATCACAACCAGGACTGCACACTCT AAACTGAGGGGACATACTGAAGCTCTGTACATCTTAACAAAGTCCAACAACACAAGATTTGAGTTCATTTTTACCAATCTGGTTCTTGGAAGTCCAAGGCTCTTCACCTCTGTGATTGCTGTACACAG GGCTTATGAGACCTCTAAGATGTACCGGGACCTGAAGCTGCGAGCTGCTCTCATTCAAAACAAGCAGCTCAGACTCTTGCCCCGGGAGCAAGTGTATGATAAAATCAATGGGGTTTGGAATCTGTCCAGTGATCAG GGTAACCTGGGAACCTTTTTTATCACTAATGTTCGGATTGTGTGGCATGCCAACATGAACGAGAGCTTCAACGTCAGCATTCCTTACCTTCAGATT TGGTCGATCAGAATAAGAGACTCAAAGTTTGGTCTGGCTTTGGTGATTGAAAGTTCACGACAG AGTGGAGGATATGTGCTTGGGTTTAAAATCGATCCGGTGGAAAAGCTTCAAGATGCTCTCAAAGAAATCAACTCTTTGCATAAAGTTTACTCTGCAAACCCCATCTTTGGAGTGGATTATGAAATGGAGGAAAAG CCCCAGGCGCTGGAAGAACTGACTGTGGAACAGCCCCCTGATGATGTGGAAATCGAGCCTGACGAACAGACCGATGCTTTCACT GCCTACTTTGCTGATGGCAATAAG CAGCAAGACCGTGAAGCAGTTTTCTCTGAGGAGCTTGGCCTCGCCGTTGAGAAGCTTAAGGACGGCTTTACACTTCAGGGGCTGTGGGAAGTTATAGGCTGA
- the klhl41a gene encoding kelch-like protein 41a isoform X1, with translation MDAQGLREDLRLFQSTLLQDGLKELLNENKLIDCVLKVGDRSIPSHRLILAACSPYFRELFFSVDGKEVDRKEVVLENLDPNVMEVIVNYLYSAEIDINDNNVQDILCIANCLQIPSVFTVCVNYLQKSLTIKSCLAIYKLGLMLNCARLAMAARDYIADRFETIAKDDDFLELAPPELFAIIGADALNVEKEEAVFEALMRWIRKDIEKRAKSLEEAFEYIRFCLLPEKYFKENVEKDELIKADPELLKKIKVIKEAFAGKLPQNKKGSGEGEEGTVPGYLNNNRRFGMHAKDVIVMINDTAAVAYDSQENECFLAAMSEQIPRNHVSLTSKKNNLYVLGGLFVDEEDKESPLQCYFYQLDSLASEWLALPPMPSPRCLFAMGEFENLLFAVAGKDLQSNESHDTVMCYDTEKMKWTETKKLPVKIHGHCVVSENGLVYCLGGKTDDNKATNKMFAYNHKRSEWKEVASMKTPRSMFGAVIHKGKLTVAGGVNEDGLTAACEAYDFGTNKWSPFTEFPQERSSINLVSCGGLLYAVGGFAMVENENKECVPTEVIDIWQYEDDSKQWTGMIREMRYAAGASCVSMRLNAAKMPKL, from the exons ATGGACGCCCAAGGCCTGAGAGAGGATCTCCGTCTGTTTCAGAGCACTCTTTTGCAGGATGGACTCAAAGAACTTCTGAATGAGAATAAGCTGATTGACTGTGTCCTAAAGGTTGGAGACAGAAGCATCCCCAGCCACCGGCTCATTCTAGCAGCATGCAGCCCGTATTTCCGGGAGCTCTTCTTCTCGGTGGATGGCAAAGAGGTGGACAGGAAGGAGGTTGTTCTCGAGAACCTTGATCCTAATGTTATGGAGGTGATTGTGAATTATCTGTACTCGGCTGAGATCGACATCAACGACAACAATGTTCAGGACATCTTGTGCATCGCGAATTGCTTACAGATCCCCTCGGTTTTCACAGTGTGTGTGAACTACCTACAGAAGAGTCTCACCATAAAGAGCTGCCTTGCCATCTACAAGCTGGGACTGATGCTGAACTGTGCCAGGCTGGCCATGGCAGCCAGAGATTACATCGCAGATCGCTTTGAGACCATAGCCAAAGATGATGATTTCTTGGAGCTTGCCCCACCTGAGCTTTTTGCCATCATCGGAGCTGATGCGTTGAATGTTGAAAAAGAAGAAGCTGTGTTTGAGGCCTTAATGAGGTGGATCAGAAAGGATATAGAAAAGCGAGCAAAATCTTTGGAGGAGGCTTTCGAATACATTCGCTTCTGTCTACTTCCAGAGAAGTACTTTAAGGAAAACGTGGAGAAAGATGAGCTCATCAAGGCTGATCCAGAGCTCCTAAAAAAGATCAAAGTCATCAAGGAAGCATTCGCAGGCAAGCTGCCCCAGAACAAAAAGGGTTCAGGTGAGGGAGAGGAGGGGACGGTGCCAGGTTACTTGAACAACAACCGCAGATTCGGCATGCATGCTAAAGACGTGATCGTGATGATTAATGACACTGCTGCGGTGGCCTACGACAGCCAAGAGAACGAGTGTTTTCTTGCTGCAATGTCTGAGCAAATTCCCCGAAATCACGTCAGCCTCACATCGAAGAAGAACAACCTGTATGTGCTGGGAGGACTGTTTGTAGACGAGGAGGATAAAGAAAGTCCACTGCAGTGTTACTTCTACCAG CTGGACAGCCTTGCTTCTGAATGGCTAGCTCTGCCACCAATGCCGTCCCCCAGGTGTCTCTTCGCGATGGGCGAATTTGAAAACCTACTATTTGCTGTGGCGGGAAAAGATTTACAGTCCAATGAGTCTCATGACACTGTTATGTGCTATGATACCGA aaaaatgaaATGGACAGAAACAAAGAAGCTGCCTGTGAAAATTCACGGCCACTGCGTGGTCTCTGAGAACGGCTTGGTCTACTGCCTGGGAGGAAAAACCGATGACAA TAAAGCAACCAATAAGATGTTTGCATACAACCACAAGAGGTCAGAGTGGAAGGAGGTTGCTTCCATGAAGACTCCTAGATCCATGTTTGGAGCAGTTATCCACAAGGGGAAGCTTACTGTCGCTGGGGGAGTGAATGAAGATGGACTGACTGCAGCATGTGAAGCCTATGACTTTGGGACCAACAA GTGGTCGCCCTTCACAGAGTTTCCCCAGGAGAGGAGTTCAATCAACCTGGTGAGCTGTGGAGGGCTGCTGTACGCTGTGGGAGGCTTTGCCATGGTGGAGAACGAGAACAAGGAGTGTGTCCCGACTGAAGTCATCGACATTTGGCA GTATGAAGATGACTCCAAGCAGTGGACCGGCATGATCAGAGAGATGCGTTACGCAGCTGGAGCCTCATGTGTCTCCATGCGCCTGAATGCAGCCAAAATGCCCAAACTGTAA
- the klhl41a gene encoding kelch-like protein 41a isoform X2 → MDAQGLREDLRLFQSTLLQDGLKELLNENKLIDCVLKVGDRSIPSHRLILAACSPYFRELFFSVDGKEVDRKEVVLENLDPNVMEVIVNYLYSAEIDINDNNVQDILCIANCLQIPSVFTVCVNYLQKSLTIKSCLAIYKLGLMLNCARLAMAARDYIADRFETIAKDDDFLELAPPELFAIIGADALNVEKEEAVFEALMRWIRKDIEKRAKSLEEAFEYIRFCLLPEKYFKENVEKDELIKADPELLKKIKVIKEAFAGKLPQNKKGSGEGEEGTVPGYLNNNRRFGMHAKDVIVMINDTAAVAYDSQENECFLAAMSEQIPRNHVSLTSKKNNLYVLGGLFVDEEDKESPLQCYFYQLDSLASEWLALPPMPSPRCLFAMGEFENLLFAVAGKDLQSNESHDTVMCYDTEKMKWTETKKLPVKIHGHCVVSENGLVYCLGGKTDDNKATNKMFAYNHKRSEWKEVASMKTPRSMFGAVIHKGKLTVAGGVNEDGLTAACEAYDFGTNKFVITLRSRFRTLKLNFTNKIN, encoded by the exons ATGGACGCCCAAGGCCTGAGAGAGGATCTCCGTCTGTTTCAGAGCACTCTTTTGCAGGATGGACTCAAAGAACTTCTGAATGAGAATAAGCTGATTGACTGTGTCCTAAAGGTTGGAGACAGAAGCATCCCCAGCCACCGGCTCATTCTAGCAGCATGCAGCCCGTATTTCCGGGAGCTCTTCTTCTCGGTGGATGGCAAAGAGGTGGACAGGAAGGAGGTTGTTCTCGAGAACCTTGATCCTAATGTTATGGAGGTGATTGTGAATTATCTGTACTCGGCTGAGATCGACATCAACGACAACAATGTTCAGGACATCTTGTGCATCGCGAATTGCTTACAGATCCCCTCGGTTTTCACAGTGTGTGTGAACTACCTACAGAAGAGTCTCACCATAAAGAGCTGCCTTGCCATCTACAAGCTGGGACTGATGCTGAACTGTGCCAGGCTGGCCATGGCAGCCAGAGATTACATCGCAGATCGCTTTGAGACCATAGCCAAAGATGATGATTTCTTGGAGCTTGCCCCACCTGAGCTTTTTGCCATCATCGGAGCTGATGCGTTGAATGTTGAAAAAGAAGAAGCTGTGTTTGAGGCCTTAATGAGGTGGATCAGAAAGGATATAGAAAAGCGAGCAAAATCTTTGGAGGAGGCTTTCGAATACATTCGCTTCTGTCTACTTCCAGAGAAGTACTTTAAGGAAAACGTGGAGAAAGATGAGCTCATCAAGGCTGATCCAGAGCTCCTAAAAAAGATCAAAGTCATCAAGGAAGCATTCGCAGGCAAGCTGCCCCAGAACAAAAAGGGTTCAGGTGAGGGAGAGGAGGGGACGGTGCCAGGTTACTTGAACAACAACCGCAGATTCGGCATGCATGCTAAAGACGTGATCGTGATGATTAATGACACTGCTGCGGTGGCCTACGACAGCCAAGAGAACGAGTGTTTTCTTGCTGCAATGTCTGAGCAAATTCCCCGAAATCACGTCAGCCTCACATCGAAGAAGAACAACCTGTATGTGCTGGGAGGACTGTTTGTAGACGAGGAGGATAAAGAAAGTCCACTGCAGTGTTACTTCTACCAG CTGGACAGCCTTGCTTCTGAATGGCTAGCTCTGCCACCAATGCCGTCCCCCAGGTGTCTCTTCGCGATGGGCGAATTTGAAAACCTACTATTTGCTGTGGCGGGAAAAGATTTACAGTCCAATGAGTCTCATGACACTGTTATGTGCTATGATACCGA aaaaatgaaATGGACAGAAACAAAGAAGCTGCCTGTGAAAATTCACGGCCACTGCGTGGTCTCTGAGAACGGCTTGGTCTACTGCCTGGGAGGAAAAACCGATGACAA TAAAGCAACCAATAAGATGTTTGCATACAACCACAAGAGGTCAGAGTGGAAGGAGGTTGCTTCCATGAAGACTCCTAGATCCATGTTTGGAGCAGTTATCCACAAGGGGAAGCTTACTGTCGCTGGGGGAGTGAATGAAGATGGACTGACTGCAGCATGTGAAGCCTATGACTTTGGGACCAACAA ATTTGTGATCACACTCAGATCAAGATTCAGGACATTAAAGCtgaattttacaaataaaataaattaa